From Cellulosimicrobium sp. ES-005, one genomic window encodes:
- the trmD gene encoding tRNA (guanosine(37)-N1)-methyltransferase TrmD: MRIDVVTIFPDYLAALDLSLVGKARAAGILDLRVHDLRDWTTDRHRTVDDTPFGGGAGMVMRPDVWGRAIDDVAGLSAGTPDAAGAVHLVVPTPSGETFTQRTAEALATEEHLVVACGRYEGIDARVAEHYRSAGMRVSELSIGDYVLNGGEVAALVMVEAVGRLLPGVVGNPESLVEESHGAAGLLEYPVYTKPPAWGDLEVPDVLLSGHHARIHRWRRDQALRRTAARRPDMVRALAVDGLDRQDLEVLAEVGWAVVDGRLVPAAHGAP, translated from the coding sequence GTGCGGATCGACGTCGTCACGATCTTCCCCGACTACCTCGCGGCGCTCGACCTGTCGCTCGTCGGCAAGGCGCGCGCCGCGGGGATCCTCGACCTGCGCGTGCACGACCTGCGGGACTGGACGACCGACCGGCACCGCACCGTCGACGACACGCCGTTCGGCGGCGGGGCGGGCATGGTCATGCGCCCCGACGTGTGGGGCCGCGCGATCGACGACGTGGCGGGCCTCTCGGCGGGGACGCCGGACGCGGCGGGCGCGGTGCACCTGGTCGTGCCGACGCCGTCGGGCGAGACCTTCACGCAGCGCACGGCGGAGGCGCTCGCGACCGAGGAGCACCTCGTCGTCGCCTGCGGACGCTACGAGGGGATCGACGCGCGCGTCGCCGAGCACTACCGGTCGGCCGGGATGCGGGTCAGCGAGCTGTCGATCGGCGACTACGTCCTCAACGGGGGAGAGGTCGCCGCGCTCGTCATGGTCGAGGCGGTCGGGCGGCTGCTGCCGGGCGTCGTGGGCAACCCCGAGTCGCTGGTCGAGGAGTCGCACGGCGCCGCGGGCCTGCTCGAGTACCCCGTGTACACGAAGCCGCCCGCCTGGGGCGACCTCGAGGTGCCCGACGTGCTCCTGTCGGGTCATCACGCGCGGATCCATCGCTGGCGCCGCGACCAGGCCCTGCGCCGGACCGCCGCGCGACGGCCGGACATGGTGCGTGCGCTGGCCGTCGACGGGCTCGACCGGCAGGACCTGGAGGTCCTCGCGGAGGTGGGGTGGGCCGTCGTCGACGGTCGCCTCGTGCCCGCCGCGCACGGCGCTCCCTGA
- the rplS gene encoding 50S ribosomal protein L19, translating into MHTLDSVDAASLRSDVPEFRPGDTLKVNVKVVEGTRSRVQAFQGVVIARQGSGIRETFTVRKISFGVGVERTFPVHSPSIDSVEVVTRGDVRRAKLYYLRALRGKKAKIKEKRDTAPAR; encoded by the coding sequence ATGCACACGCTGGACAGCGTCGACGCAGCATCGCTGCGCAGCGACGTCCCGGAGTTCCGCCCCGGCGACACGCTCAAGGTCAACGTCAAGGTCGTCGAGGGCACCCGCTCCCGCGTCCAGGCGTTCCAGGGCGTCGTGATCGCCCGTCAGGGCAGCGGGATCCGTGAGACGTTCACGGTCCGCAAGATCAGCTTCGGCGTGGGTGTCGAGCGCACGTTCCCCGTGCACTCGCCGTCCATCGACTCGGTCGAGGTCGTGACGCGCGGTGACGTGCGCCGCGCCAAGCTGTACTACCTGCGCGCGCTCCGCGGCAAGAAGGCGAAGATCAAGGAGAAGCGCGACACCGCGCCTGCTCGCTGA
- the lepB gene encoding signal peptidase I, with the protein MTDSAPPRGPQPDAGTERAALGPEDDGPGPHGQHLAADGAGGSSRGSRERPARKSSLLRETAIIVVSALVLSLLIKTFLVQAFFIPSASMEDTLVEGDRVMVSRLVPGAFDVHRGDIVVFKDPGGWLPPPVPQAESPVSEALRAALTFVGLLPQDTGEHLIKRVIGTPGDHVVCCDAEGRVSVNGVSIDETYIKPGSIPSQDPFDRTVPEDMLFVMGDNRQNSADSRYNTGKPGGGFVPMGNVVGTAFVKVWPLSHLGLLRNPGDVFADVPEVEP; encoded by the coding sequence GTGACCGACAGCGCCCCGCCCCGCGGCCCGCAGCCCGACGCCGGCACCGAGCGCGCGGCGCTCGGTCCCGAGGACGACGGGCCGGGCCCGCACGGCCAGCACCTCGCCGCCGACGGGGCGGGCGGCTCGTCGCGCGGCTCGCGCGAGCGCCCGGCCCGGAAGTCGTCGTTGCTGCGCGAGACGGCCATCATCGTGGTCAGCGCGCTCGTGCTGTCGCTGCTCATCAAGACGTTCCTCGTGCAGGCGTTCTTCATCCCGAGCGCGTCCATGGAGGACACGCTGGTCGAGGGCGACCGGGTGATGGTGTCCCGGCTCGTGCCGGGTGCGTTCGACGTGCACCGCGGAGACATCGTGGTGTTCAAGGACCCGGGCGGGTGGCTGCCGCCGCCGGTGCCGCAGGCCGAGAGCCCGGTGTCGGAGGCGCTGCGCGCGGCGCTGACCTTCGTCGGCCTGCTGCCGCAGGACACGGGCGAGCACCTCATCAAGCGGGTGATCGGCACGCCGGGCGACCACGTGGTGTGCTGCGACGCCGAGGGGCGCGTGAGCGTCAACGGCGTCTCGATCGACGAGACGTACATCAAGCCCGGCTCGATCCCCAGCCAGGACCCGTTCGACCGGACCGTGCCCGAGGACATGCTGTTCGTCATGGGCGACAACCGGCAGAACTCGGCGGACTCGCGCTACAACACGGGCAAGCCCGGCGGCGGGTTCGTGCCGATGGGCAACGTGGTCGGGACGGCGTTCGTCAAGGTCTGGCCGCTCTCCCACCTCGGCCTGCTGCGCAACCCCGGTGACGTGTTCGCCGACGTGCCCGAGGTGGAGCCGTGA
- a CDS encoding ribonuclease HII, giving the protein MLRDGARLVAGMDEVGRGALAGPVSVGVVVVDLATKPCPPGLTDSKLLTAAAREALVPLARSWSVAWAVGHAGPAEIDAHGIVGALRLAGRRALAQVRRTVGDVDAVLLDGKHDWLSRPSAVDLFEAFDLDPHDDERIVDPRVRTLVKADLQCASVAAASVLAKTERDGLMTSLARQYPAFGWDQNKGYGAAAHVEALREHGPTPQHRRSWRLPERGDEGLGAPAYGEPVDVLELDPDAGLPTS; this is encoded by the coding sequence ATGCTGCGCGACGGCGCCCGGCTCGTCGCCGGCATGGACGAGGTCGGCCGCGGCGCGCTCGCGGGCCCGGTCTCGGTGGGCGTCGTGGTCGTCGACCTCGCCACGAAGCCGTGCCCGCCCGGTCTCACCGACTCCAAGCTCCTCACCGCGGCCGCGCGCGAGGCCCTCGTGCCGCTCGCGCGCTCGTGGTCGGTCGCGTGGGCCGTGGGCCACGCCGGTCCGGCCGAGATCGACGCGCACGGCATCGTCGGTGCGTTGCGCCTCGCGGGCCGCCGCGCGCTCGCCCAGGTGCGCCGCACGGTCGGCGACGTCGACGCGGTCCTCCTGGACGGCAAGCACGACTGGCTCAGCCGCCCCTCGGCGGTCGACCTCTTCGAGGCGTTCGACCTCGACCCGCACGACGACGAGCGGATCGTCGACCCGCGCGTGCGCACGCTGGTCAAGGCCGACCTCCAGTGCGCCTCCGTCGCCGCGGCGAGCGTGCTCGCGAAGACCGAGCGCGACGGTCTCATGACCAGCCTCGCGCGGCAGTACCCGGCCTTCGGGTGGGACCAGAACAAGGGCTACGGCGCGGCGGCCCACGTCGAGGCTCTGCGCGAGCACGGCCCGACGCCGCAGCACCGCCGGTCCTGGCGCCTGCCCGAGCGCGGGGACGAGGGTCTCGGCGCCCCCGCGTACGGCGAGCCCGTGGACGTCCTCGAGCTCGACCCCGACGCCGGGCTGCCCACGAGCTGA
- a CDS encoding DUF2469 domain-containing protein — protein MSAEDLENYETEMELALYREYRDVVGLFSYVVETERRFYLANQVDLQVRSAAGEVYFELRLADAWVWDVYRSARFVKSVRVVTFKDVNVEELAKAELQL, from the coding sequence GTGAGCGCCGAAGACCTCGAGAACTACGAGACCGAGATGGAGCTCGCGCTGTACCGCGAGTACCGCGACGTGGTGGGCCTGTTCTCGTACGTGGTGGAGACCGAACGCCGCTTCTACCTGGCGAACCAGGTGGACCTCCAGGTGCGTTCCGCCGCGGGCGAGGTGTACTTCGAGCTGCGGCTCGCGGACGCGTGGGTGTGGGACGTGTACCGGTCGGCGCGGTTCGTGAAGTCGGTCCGGGTGGTGACCTTCAAGGACGTCAACGTCGAGGAGCTCGCGAAGGCGGAGCTCCAGCTCTGA
- a CDS encoding YraN family protein, translated as MGAKDAVGRYGERVAAAHLVEAGWTVLDRNWRGTRGELDVVALDGDVLVAVEVKTRRGTGFGHPAQAVTPAKLGRLRRLTGEWLATHDVRARSVRIDVVAVLVARAGAAQVEHLVGVSA; from the coding sequence ATGGGAGCGAAGGACGCCGTCGGGCGGTACGGGGAGAGGGTGGCCGCGGCCCACTTGGTCGAGGCCGGCTGGACCGTGCTCGACCGCAACTGGCGCGGGACGCGCGGCGAGCTCGACGTCGTCGCGCTGGACGGTGACGTGCTGGTCGCCGTCGAGGTGAAGACGCGTCGCGGCACCGGGTTCGGGCACCCTGCCCAGGCCGTGACGCCCGCGAAGCTCGGTCGCCTGCGCCGGCTCACGGGGGAGTGGCTCGCGACCCACGACGTGCGCGCACGGTCGGTCCGCATCGACGTCGTCGCCGTGCTCGTGGCGCGCGCGGGCGCGGCGCAGGTGGAGCACCTCGTCGGGGTGAGCGCCTGA
- a CDS encoding YifB family Mg chelatase-like AAA ATPase, producing the protein MGLGTTRAVALVGLSGHVVEVQAHLAASVPGFVLVGLPDAALSESRDRVRAAVTSSGIPWPQRKVTINLSPAALPKSGTGFDLAIAVALLAGAQVVPLRAVEDVVHLGELGLDGRLQPVRGVLPAVAAAVAAGFPDVVVPAADAEEARLVPGAHVVGATTLADVARFHGASLDDPGGAAPPVVVPRPAAARPQPGDLADVVGQHEARHALEVAAAGGHHLLLVGAPGAGKTMLASRLPGILPDLTEGEAVEVTAVHSVAGVFDPGSGLVRRPPYEDPHHTATPAAIVGGGSGLPRPGAASRAHRGVLFLDEAPEFGARVLQTLRQPLEHGELVIHRAGGTARYPARFQLVLAANPCPCGKGVGKGLECTCSPVAQRRYFGRLSGPLLDRVDVQVEVRPVTRVERADAGRPEPSAAVARRVAAARETASARLAGTPWRTNAEVPGTWLRDRLGPDPGLLTDVDAALDRGTLSLRGADRVLRLAWTVADLAGHAAPTRADVGAGLALRTRGYRG; encoded by the coding sequence ATGGGTCTGGGGACGACCCGCGCTGTCGCGCTCGTCGGGCTGTCGGGCCACGTCGTCGAGGTGCAGGCGCACCTGGCTGCCTCGGTGCCCGGCTTCGTGCTCGTCGGGCTCCCGGACGCGGCGCTCAGCGAGTCGCGCGACCGCGTGCGTGCGGCGGTCACCTCGTCGGGCATCCCGTGGCCCCAGCGCAAGGTCACGATCAACCTCTCGCCCGCGGCGCTCCCCAAGTCCGGCACGGGCTTCGACCTCGCGATCGCGGTCGCGCTGCTCGCGGGAGCCCAGGTCGTCCCGCTGCGCGCCGTGGAGGACGTCGTGCACCTCGGGGAGCTCGGCCTCGACGGCCGCCTGCAGCCCGTGCGCGGCGTCCTGCCCGCGGTGGCCGCGGCCGTCGCCGCCGGGTTCCCCGACGTCGTCGTGCCCGCGGCGGACGCCGAGGAGGCCCGGCTGGTGCCGGGAGCGCACGTCGTGGGGGCCACGACCCTCGCCGACGTCGCCCGGTTCCACGGGGCGTCGCTCGACGACCCGGGCGGTGCCGCGCCACCGGTCGTGGTGCCCCGTCCGGCCGCCGCGCGGCCGCAGCCGGGCGACCTCGCGGACGTCGTCGGGCAGCACGAGGCTCGGCACGCGCTCGAGGTCGCCGCGGCGGGCGGGCACCACCTGCTGCTGGTCGGTGCGCCGGGCGCGGGCAAGACGATGCTCGCGTCACGGCTGCCCGGGATCCTGCCCGACCTCACGGAGGGAGAGGCCGTCGAGGTGACCGCCGTCCACTCGGTGGCCGGGGTGTTCGACCCGGGCTCCGGGCTCGTCCGCCGCCCGCCGTACGAGGACCCCCACCACACGGCCACCCCGGCGGCGATCGTCGGGGGCGGCAGCGGCCTGCCCCGGCCCGGTGCCGCGTCGCGCGCGCACCGCGGGGTCCTCTTCCTGGACGAGGCACCGGAGTTCGGGGCGCGCGTGCTGCAGACCCTGCGGCAGCCGCTCGAGCACGGCGAGCTCGTGATCCACCGGGCCGGGGGGACGGCGCGCTACCCCGCGCGCTTCCAGCTCGTCCTGGCGGCGAACCCGTGCCCGTGCGGCAAGGGCGTCGGGAAGGGGCTCGAGTGCACGTGCTCGCCCGTCGCGCAGCGCCGCTACTTCGGCCGGCTCTCCGGTCCGCTGCTCGACCGGGTCGACGTCCAGGTCGAGGTCCGTCCCGTCACCCGGGTCGAGCGCGCGGACGCCGGGCGGCCGGAGCCGAGCGCGGCGGTCGCGCGACGGGTCGCCGCCGCCCGGGAGACGGCGTCAGCGCGCCTGGCCGGGACGCCGTGGCGGACGAACGCCGAGGTGCCCGGCACGTGGCTGCGCGACCGGCTGGGGCCCGACCCCGGCCTGCTGACGGACGTCGACGCCGCGCTCGACCGCGGCACGCTGAGCCTGCGCGGCGCGGACCGTGTGCTGCGCCTCGCCTGGACGGTCGCCGACCTCGCCGGGCACGCCGCACCCACGCGCGCCGACGTCGGGGCCGGGCTCGCGCTCCGGACGCGGGGCTACCGTGGCTGA
- the dprA gene encoding DNA-processing protein DprA: protein MAERRAAPTAPVRPVFDVADDRLARAAWSRLAEPGDEVAVALVEQLGAPGALAWLVEAVNDPAQARRELVRLAEVADDGGSGLGPLLGGAGPGTAAAGDDRPAPGRDPRSGPVARLLRAVARWAPRLEGLDPRRELHVLDRLDGSLVVPGDPGWPTPLDDLGPGRPLALWVRGSDGLAALAARSVAVVGARACTDYGRHVTGEIASGLAARGFTVVSGGAYGIDAAAHRAALVSGGPTVAFLAGGVDRLYPVGNTELLRAVVGTGGAVVSEVPPGSVPSRVRFLLRNRLIAAFAGATVVVEAAWRSGSLSTAVRAAELSRPVGAVPGPVTSMASTGCHRLLRDGAAVCVTDADEVAELAGALARDAAPAAPAAGTRRAPRDAVYDGLDAVETRTWDALPLRSGVPTDAVARSAGLAVPETVGALGRLEIRGLAERTSGGWRRVRAV, encoded by the coding sequence GTGGCTGAGCGCCGGGCCGCCCCGACGGCTCCCGTGCGGCCGGTCTTCGACGTCGCCGACGACCGGCTCGCGCGGGCGGCGTGGTCGCGCCTGGCGGAGCCCGGGGACGAGGTCGCGGTCGCGCTCGTCGAGCAGCTCGGGGCCCCGGGCGCGCTGGCCTGGCTCGTCGAGGCGGTGAACGACCCGGCGCAGGCCCGCCGCGAGCTCGTCCGGCTCGCGGAGGTCGCCGACGACGGCGGGTCGGGGCTGGGGCCGCTGCTCGGAGGGGCCGGGCCGGGCACCGCGGCAGCCGGCGACGACCGGCCCGCGCCCGGTCGCGACCCGCGGAGCGGGCCCGTCGCGCGGCTCCTGCGCGCCGTCGCGCGCTGGGCACCGCGGCTGGAGGGCCTCGACCCACGCCGCGAGCTCCACGTGCTCGACCGGCTCGACGGCTCCCTCGTCGTCCCGGGCGACCCGGGCTGGCCGACGCCCCTCGACGACCTGGGTCCGGGCCGTCCGCTCGCGCTCTGGGTCCGTGGCTCGGACGGCCTGGCGGCGCTGGCGGCGCGATCCGTCGCGGTCGTCGGGGCACGCGCGTGCACGGACTACGGGCGCCACGTGACCGGGGAGATCGCGTCCGGTCTCGCGGCGCGCGGGTTCACGGTCGTCTCGGGCGGTGCCTACGGCATCGACGCCGCGGCCCACCGCGCGGCGCTCGTGTCCGGCGGCCCGACGGTCGCGTTCCTCGCGGGCGGGGTGGACCGGCTGTACCCCGTCGGCAACACGGAGCTCCTCCGGGCCGTCGTCGGGACCGGAGGCGCCGTCGTGTCGGAGGTGCCGCCGGGCTCCGTGCCCAGCCGGGTCCGCTTCCTGCTGCGCAACCGGCTCATCGCGGCGTTCGCGGGCGCGACCGTGGTCGTGGAGGCGGCCTGGCGCTCGGGATCGCTCAGCACGGCGGTCCGGGCCGCCGAGCTCTCGCGGCCCGTCGGCGCCGTCCCCGGACCCGTGACCTCGATGGCGTCGACCGGCTGCCACCGGCTCCTGCGCGACGGTGCCGCCGTGTGCGTCACCGACGCCGACGAGGTGGCGGAGCTGGCCGGAGCGCTGGCACGGGACGCGGCGCCGGCAGCACCGGCCGCGGGGACGCGCAGGGCGCCCCGCGACGCCGTGTACGACGGGCTCGACGCCGTCGAGACCCGGACGTGGGACGCCCTGCCGCTGCGGTCAGGGGTGCCGACGGACGCCGTCGCGCGGTCGGCGGGGCTCGCCGTCCCCGAGACCGTCGGTGCCCTCGGCCGGCTCGAGATCCGCGGCCTGGCCGAGCGGACGTCCGGCGGCTGGCGGCGCGTGCGCGCGGTCTGA
- a CDS encoding tyrosine recombinase XerC has product MPAALRAALADFAVHLELAQGSSAHTVRAYTGDVESLLGHAARHGAASPSDVDLAALRAWLTEQSERGLARATLARRGAAARAFFDWARRTGRVAADPAARLASPRVPRTLPTVLTADAAGRMLDCAREAAASGEPARLREWAAAELLYGAGIRVGELAGIDVDDVDLSQRVVRVLGKGDKERVVPFGVPAARAVTRWLDAGRPALVTERSGAALLVGDRGGRWGQRQVRDAVHRLAQAAGVDDVAPHDLRHSAATHLLAGGSDLRSVQEILGHSSLATTQRYTHVTAERLRSSFEQAFPRA; this is encoded by the coding sequence CTGCCGGCGGCCCTGCGCGCGGCGCTCGCGGACTTCGCCGTGCACCTCGAGCTCGCCCAGGGGTCGTCCGCGCACACGGTGCGCGCGTACACGGGCGACGTCGAGTCGCTGCTGGGTCATGCGGCACGCCACGGCGCGGCGTCGCCGAGCGACGTCGACCTCGCCGCCCTGCGCGCATGGCTGACGGAGCAGTCGGAACGCGGGCTCGCCCGCGCGACGCTCGCGCGCCGGGGCGCCGCCGCGCGCGCGTTCTTCGACTGGGCGCGGCGGACCGGTCGCGTCGCGGCGGACCCGGCGGCACGGCTCGCGAGCCCGCGCGTCCCGCGCACCCTGCCGACCGTGCTCACGGCCGACGCGGCCGGTCGCATGCTCGACTGCGCGCGGGAGGCGGCCGCGTCGGGCGAGCCGGCCCGGCTGCGCGAGTGGGCCGCCGCGGAGCTCCTCTACGGGGCCGGCATCCGCGTGGGCGAGCTCGCGGGGATCGACGTGGACGACGTGGACCTGTCGCAGCGGGTCGTCCGGGTGCTCGGCAAGGGCGACAAGGAGCGCGTCGTCCCGTTCGGCGTCCCGGCGGCGCGGGCCGTGACCCGCTGGCTGGACGCGGGTCGGCCGGCGCTCGTGACGGAGCGGTCGGGTGCGGCGCTCCTCGTCGGGGACCGGGGCGGTCGGTGGGGGCAGCGACAGGTGCGCGACGCGGTGCACCGGCTCGCGCAGGCGGCCGGGGTCGACGACGTCGCTCCGCACGACCTGCGGCACAGCGCCGCGACGCACCTCCTCGCGGGCGGCTCGGACCTGCGCAGCGTCCAGGAGATCCTCGGGCACTCCTCGCTCGCGACGACGCAGCGCTACACCCACGTGACGGCCGAGCGGCTCCGCAGCTCGTTCGAGCAGGCCTTCCCACGCGCCTGA
- a CDS encoding M23 family metallopeptidase encodes MAPDRTPATVRRRAVALALTALLLVLAPPPPAAPGKPLDAPAGASPGWVPPLDRAPDALGVLVPFDPPLHDWLPGHRGVDLAAGTGESVLAPAPGVVTFTGPVAGRDVVVVTHDDGLRTSLEPVTAVAPRGTRVAAGSVLGTVQGPGGGGAIASHCAATCVHWGVRRGERYVDPLALLGERPPIVLLPLGEP; translated from the coding sequence ATGGCTCCCGACCGTACCCCTGCGACCGTCCGACGACGTGCGGTGGCCCTCGCGCTGACCGCGCTCCTGCTCGTCCTGGCCCCGCCGCCGCCCGCCGCCCCGGGCAAGCCCCTGGACGCCCCCGCCGGCGCCTCCCCCGGCTGGGTGCCGCCGCTCGACCGCGCGCCCGACGCGCTCGGCGTGCTCGTGCCGTTCGACCCGCCGCTGCACGACTGGCTGCCCGGCCACCGGGGCGTCGACCTCGCCGCGGGCACCGGGGAGAGCGTCCTGGCCCCGGCACCGGGGGTCGTCACGTTCACCGGCCCGGTCGCCGGGCGCGACGTGGTCGTCGTGACGCACGACGACGGCCTGCGCACGTCGCTCGAGCCGGTCACCGCCGTGGCACCGCGGGGGACGCGTGTCGCCGCAGGGAGCGTCCTCGGGACCGTGCAAGGGCCGGGAGGCGGCGGGGCCATCGCGAGCCACTGCGCGGCCACCTGCGTGCACTGGGGCGTGCGGCGGGGCGAGCGCTACGTCGACCCGCTCGCGCTGCTCGGCGAGCGGCCGCCGATCGTGCTCCTCCCGCTCGGAGAGCCGTGA
- the rpsB gene encoding 30S ribosomal protein S2, translating into MAVVTMRQLLESGVHFGHQTRRWNPKMKRFIFTERNGIYIVDLQQSLSYIDRAYEFVKETVAHGGSILFVGTKKQAQEPVAEQAARVGMPYVNHRWLGGMLTNFTTVHKRLQRLKELEEIDFDDVAGSSLTKKELLVLRREKDKLARTLGGIRDMAKVPSAVWIVDTNKEHLAVDEARKLHIPIVAILDTNCDPDVVDYKIPGNDDAIRSVTLLTRVIADAVAEGLLQRHSGRSGAEAEAGAEAEPLAEWERELLAGAEKQLAADETAAEANVEAAAAEEVAEAAAEVAAEEPGDAAAEVVAEAAAEVAAVADAEAVVADAEADETK; encoded by the coding sequence ATGGCCGTCGTGACCATGCGCCAGCTCCTCGAGAGCGGTGTCCACTTCGGGCACCAGACCCGCCGTTGGAACCCGAAGATGAAGCGCTTCATCTTCACGGAGCGCAACGGCATCTACATCGTCGACCTCCAGCAGTCGCTGTCGTACATCGACCGCGCGTACGAGTTCGTCAAGGAGACCGTCGCGCACGGCGGCTCCATCCTCTTCGTCGGCACCAAGAAGCAGGCCCAGGAGCCCGTGGCCGAGCAGGCCGCGCGCGTCGGGATGCCCTACGTGAACCACCGCTGGCTCGGCGGCATGCTCACCAACTTCACCACGGTGCACAAGCGTCTCCAGCGCCTCAAGGAGCTCGAGGAGATCGACTTCGACGACGTCGCCGGCTCGTCGCTCACCAAGAAGGAGCTCCTCGTCCTGCGTCGCGAGAAGGACAAGCTCGCCCGCACGCTCGGCGGCATCCGCGACATGGCGAAGGTCCCCTCCGCCGTGTGGATCGTCGACACGAACAAGGAGCACCTCGCGGTCGACGAGGCGCGCAAGCTCCACATCCCGATCGTCGCGATCCTGGACACCAACTGCGACCCCGACGTCGTGGACTACAAGATCCCGGGCAACGACGACGCGATCCGCTCCGTGACGCTGCTCACGCGCGTCATCGCGGACGCGGTCGCCGAGGGTCTGCTCCAGCGCCACTCCGGCCGTTCCGGTGCCGAGGCCGAGGCAGGCGCCGAGGCCGAGCCGCTGGCCGAGTGGGAGCGCGAGCTCCTCGCCGGTGCCGAGAAGCAGCTCGCGGCCGACGAGACCGCCGCCGAGGCGAACGTCGAGGCCGCCGCGGCCGAGGAGGTCGCCGAGGCCGCTGCCGAGGTCGCCGCCGAGGAGCCGGGCGACGCCGCTGCCGAGGTCGTGGCCGAGGCTGCTGCCGAGGTCGCCGCCGTCGCCGACGCGGAGGCCGTGGTCGCCGACGCCGAGGCCGACGAGACCAAGTGA
- the tsf gene encoding translation elongation factor Ts → MANYTAADIKALRERTGAGMLDVKKALDEADGDAEKALEIIRVKGLKGVAKREGRSTSEGLIAVDIRDTEGGQVATLIELNSETDFVAKNDTFISLADRVLKAAAEAGARDADAALAADSDGETVQEVIDNQAATLGEKIVLRRVTRVAGERVTAYLHRTARDLPPSIGVVVATDAAGEAVAKDVAQHVAAMSPTYLSRDEVPAETVENERRIAEETSRNEGKPEAALPKIVEGRLNGYFKDVVLVDQPLAKDPKKTVGQVVSEVGGTITEFVRYRVGA, encoded by the coding sequence ATGGCGAACTACACCGCCGCTGACATCAAGGCCCTGCGCGAGCGCACCGGCGCCGGCATGCTCGACGTCAAGAAGGCTCTGGACGAGGCGGACGGCGACGCGGAGAAGGCGCTCGAGATCATCCGCGTCAAGGGTCTGAAGGGCGTCGCCAAGCGCGAGGGCCGCTCGACCTCCGAGGGCCTCATCGCCGTCGACATCCGCGACACCGAGGGTGGCCAGGTCGCGACGCTCATCGAGCTCAACTCCGAGACGGACTTCGTCGCCAAGAACGACACGTTCATCTCGCTCGCGGACCGCGTCCTCAAGGCCGCTGCCGAGGCCGGCGCGCGCGACGCCGACGCGGCCCTCGCCGCGGACTCGGACGGCGAGACCGTCCAGGAGGTCATCGACAACCAGGCCGCGACGCTCGGCGAGAAGATCGTCCTGCGCCGCGTGACCCGCGTCGCCGGCGAGCGCGTCACGGCGTACCTGCACCGCACGGCGCGTGACCTGCCGCCGTCGATCGGCGTCGTCGTCGCCACGGACGCCGCGGGCGAGGCCGTCGCGAAGGACGTCGCGCAGCACGTCGCCGCGATGTCCCCGACGTACCTGTCGCGCGACGAGGTCCCGGCCGAGACGGTCGAGAACGAGCGTCGCATCGCCGAGGAGACCTCGCGCAACGAGGGCAAGCCCGAGGCCGCGCTGCCGAAGATCGTCGAGGGTCGTCTCAACGGCTACTTCAAGGACGTCGTCCTCGTCGACCAGCCGCTCGCGAAGGACCCGAAGAAGACGGTCGGCCAGGTCGTCTCCGAGGTCGGTGGCACCATCACCGAGTTCGTGCGGTACCGCGTCGGCGCCTGA
- the pyrH gene encoding UMP kinase, translated as MSTVTAGEQTTPREGSEHRRVLLKLSGETFGGGQIGLAPDVVQRVAQEIADAVAQGVQVAIVVGGGNFFRGAELSQRGLDRARADYMGMLGTVMNCLALQDFLEQAGVKTRVQTAITMGQVAEPYIPLRAIRHLEKGRVVIFGAGAGMPYFSTDTVSVQRALETHCQEVLMGKNGVDGVYTADPRKDPSATKLDHLTYTDALVNDLGVMDATALSLCRDNDVRMRVFGMSEPGNVTRALVGENIGTLVTTD; from the coding sequence GTGTCGACAGTGACGGCAGGCGAGCAGACCACGCCCCGCGAGGGTTCCGAGCACCGGCGGGTGCTCCTCAAGCTGTCGGGCGAGACGTTCGGCGGCGGGCAGATCGGTCTGGCGCCGGACGTCGTCCAGCGCGTGGCCCAGGAGATCGCGGACGCGGTCGCCCAGGGCGTGCAGGTCGCCATCGTCGTCGGCGGCGGGAACTTCTTCCGCGGCGCCGAGCTCTCCCAGCGCGGGCTCGACCGCGCGCGTGCCGACTACATGGGCATGCTCGGCACCGTCATGAACTGCCTCGCGCTCCAGGACTTCCTCGAGCAGGCGGGGGTGAAGACGCGCGTGCAGACCGCCATCACGATGGGCCAGGTCGCCGAGCCGTACATCCCGCTGCGGGCGATCCGCCACCTCGAGAAGGGCCGCGTCGTCATCTTCGGCGCCGGCGCCGGCATGCCCTACTTCTCCACCGACACGGTCTCCGTGCAGCGCGCCCTCGAGACGCACTGCCAGGAGGTCCTCATGGGCAAGAACGGCGTGGACGGCGTCTACACCGCCGACCCGCGCAAGGACCCGTCGGCGACGAAGCTCGACCACCTCACGTACACCGACGCGCTCGTCAACGACCTCGGGGTCATGGACGCGACGGCGCTGAGCCTGTGCCGGGACAACGACGTGCGGATGCGCGTCTTCGGCATGAGCGAGCCGGGGAACGTCACGCGTGCCCTGGTCGGCGAGAATATTGGCACACTGGTCACGACCGACTGA